The nucleotide sequence TGGATAACCAATCACTACAGTAATCTCACTGGCCAAGTGATAAATGGCCCCGTGAACGACGACAGCGCCGAGGTCATATTCGTGGGAACGATCGCTGGCGGGTCGGGTACCAGCGCCGTATCGGTTGTGGAGGACTAATTCGGCTCAAAGCTCTCGTATTTGAGAATAGAATTAGTAGAGACCCCGCGTCGGTGAGGTCTTCTGTGTCGGCTATTGGCCGAAAGCGGCCTGTCATATTGGTGGTTTCCCAAGGTTTTGAACGACCGCTACTAATGAAAGCGGCCGTTGAGAAATGAACATTCGGAAAATCGTTATCGAACGACCGGTATACGCTCAATAGCGGTCCTTCGTGTGATAGCGTCGTGAGGGGCCGCTAATGACCCAAAGCAGACATCTATTTCTCAACAGGAAAGGACAACTCAAGCATGCCGCAACCGCTTGGGTTTTCAATCGACTGTTGAACAATATCCACAACTACTGTGGCAAATGTCTCACGGAACTCTGAATTAGAAAGTCTTGTGCGGTAAAACGGTATTTCGAAAATACACTTCATTGAGTTCACGTTTCTTTGCCAATGCTCTTCAGGTAGAAAACCTAACTCATACTGGAGGTGATTGTTTTCAAATAACGACATCAAGGATTCAAATTCCCATACCAGCGCAATATATTCTTGCATAGTCAGTGATTCGGTCGTATTTGTATAGACTTTCGCCATTCCTGACAAATACTCGGGACTGTTTATTGAGCCGACGCTGAGATCGACCGACGTAGCCGTCCTAGCCTGATAAGTAACAGATAATGCGATCTCTTGGGCTTGCTTCATTTGCAATCCAACAAACAACAATGATGCGATGACACCAAACATACCGATAATCTGTAGCCACTCATTGATTTTGGTTGTGTTCACGATTTTTGCCCCCCCTAGCTGAGGTAGCCAAGAATAATGAAATACCAGCCCGATGTCCGCAGTTGGCCGTAAGCGGCCTGTCATTTTACAGATTTGATAGCGTTTTGAATGACCGGTCTTGATGAAAGCGGACGGTCAGGTATGGGCTTCCAGGAAATCGTTGCCGAGCGGCCAGTATGCGCCCGATAGCGGCCAGCCAGGTGATACGATGGCGACAGGCCGCAACTGACCCAAAACGGACATCGCTTACGCTTTCTCCTAAACTGAAAACCAACCATTTGACTTGCTTTGGTAAATCTGAAAATAGCATGAAGAAAATAACCGCATTAGTCACATTATTTGCATTCGCATTTTTTTTCCAAAGTTGTAGCCAAGAGTCTAAGCATCAAGAAGACGCCAAACAAAATTTTGTATACATCCATGAACGCAACCCGGACATAGTTCTGGATGTCCGGTATTTCTCCGAAGATAATTTCATGGGAACAAGAGTGGATGGCTATCATAAAGCAGTGATTCTGGTTAGCAAGCAGGCTGCCCAAGCATTGTCCGAAGTGCAGAAGAAGTTAAATCAGCAGGGACTGGGCTTAAAGATATTTGACGCCTACAGGCCGCAGAAAGCGGTGAATCACTTTGTGAGATGGGCGAAAGATCCGGCAGATACCCTGACAAAGAGGAAATATTACCCCAATCTCCCTAAAGACCGGCTTTTTGAGCTTGGCTACATCGCCGAAAAGTCCGGGCACACACGGGGGAGCACCTTGGATCTTACGGTTGTGGACCTTAAAACGGGAGCGGAATTGGATATGGGAAGTCCCTGGGACTTTTTTGGTGAGATATCCCATCATGACTCGTCGTTGGTAAACGAAGAGGCGACTGCCAACCGAAATCTGCTTAGGGATGTCATGATCAAACATGGGTTTGAACCTTATGCCAATGAATGGTGGCATTACACCCTTGAGGATGAACCTTTTCCGGAGAGGTATTTTGATTTTGATGTAGAGTAGTACGGATAGTTAGATTGAATCCGGTACCCACGGAAGCTCCGCCTGATGGCGGAGTATTCCAATGTCCGCTTCTGGCCGTAAGCGGCCGGTCAGATTGGTGGTTTCCCAAGGTTTTGAACGACCGCTCTTAGTGAAAGCGGCCGGTCAGATTGTAGCTTCCAGAAAATCTTTATCGAGCGGCCAGTATGCGCCCGATAGCGGCCATTCGTGTGATAACGTTCTGAGGGGCCGCTAACGACCCAAAGCGGACATGCGCGTTTTATACTGCGCAGCATGATATGCAGAACTTTTGCAAGATAATTATTAGTTAGGTGGCATATGGTGGGGCAGTTTTGCCGACGATGGTGAATCGAAAAAAAGAAATTGTAGCGTACGCCAAGATGGGATCGGTGAAGACAAATGGCATTTCCTCGGATCTATCCAGTTCTTAGGTGGGTCGCCGTGCTTGTTGGGCCGGGATCGGCAAGCAGCGGAGTGGCGCGCATTCGGAATAAGCAACAATAAGCGATTGGTTCGAGATTATCGACGTGTTGACTATCAGGTAGCGAGGTCAAAGATGGAATTGCTTGTAGAGCGTGGAGATTTTCCACTGACGGAGTCATGGTCCTACCTCAACGCGGCCAACGTGGCGCTAATTCCAATGGGCGCGGCCACAGTAATTACTGACTGGCAAACTGATCTCGCGCTCAATGGTAGCAACAACTTCGATGATCATGCCGAGGATACGGCGTTTGACGGGCTGCGTATTCAGGCGGCCCGTCTATTTAATTGTCGTACTGAAGATATTGCCGGTGGTTCAAGTTGTACTGAACTGTTGAGTTCAATCGCCTGGGCAGTGATGCCCAAAAAGCATGAGAACGTTGTAAGTACTGATATCGTATTTCCCAGTACCATTTATCCATGGAGTCGAGTTTCACACCATACAGGTTCTGAAATTCGACTAGCCAAGGGACATAACGGTTACACAAGTATTCATAAGGTGATCAGTGCTATCGACAAAAATACAGCAGTCGTATCAATTTCGCATGCCGAATATACAGGTGGACAGCTTTATGATCTGGCATCATTGGCGGAAGCCACGCATGCACATGGCGCGCTTCTCGTTGTTGATGCAACGCAGTCCGCAGGAGCTATTCCTATTGATGCACCTGCATGTGGTGCGGACGTCATTATCAGTGGCTCTTATAAGTGGTTGTGTGGGCCATTCGGTGCCGCGGTAATGTATCTCGCGCCACATCTACAAAACAATCTCGAGCCCGGGCTTGTCGGTTTTCGTAGCCACAAAAACATATGGGACCTGAGCCCTGACAGGTTGGAATATCCAGACACAACCAAAAGATTCGAGTCCAGCACGTTGGCATTCGGATGTATCAAGGGTTTGGAAAAATCTATTGAGTACTTGGTCGATATCGGTATCGAGCACATATATGAGCACAATATGAAACTGGCAGATAGACTGGTTGAGGGTCTAAACCGGCTTGATGTCGAAATTGTATCGCCGCTAGACAGATCGGAGCGAACTTCAATTGTCACTTGCCGAGTAGATGGCTGGAATTCTATGGAGGTCGTTCAAGAACTAAAAAAGCGCAAGATTGTGGCTCAAAAAAGGCAAGAATTCGTTCGTTTTTCCCCGCACTTGTATAACAGTGAAGCTGATGTTGACAGGGCAATTGCTGAGCTACAGAGTTTGCTCAAGCGTTAGCTTGAACCCGGGCCATGCCTGATGACAGCCATGAACCAGGAGTCCGGGCCGGTGAAGTATGTTCGCGCCCTCATGCTGAACAAGCCGATCCCGTATACGGGAAAATAGCTTAGTTGTTCTGCTTAGCCGCGAGTCTGGATCTGTTGCGCGAGAAATACCGCACCATGCCATAGACGCTGATCAACAGCCAGAATGCTTCAATAATGAAGGCAGAAAGATTGAACTCGTATATCAAGGATACGAGAATTAACGAAGCGCCCAAGCCATTAGTCGCTGAATATATAAAGCTCTTTGCAGATAGTTTTTCCAGCTGCAGCAGCATATAAGTTGCAAGAATCAAAACGACTCCGATAATGCCAAGCAAGTCATGCCAACCATATGTCATTGTTATTAATGTCCTTTTCTAGTTAATTGTATGCCGAACCGGCGCTTTGAAGGTGACGGCCAGAGTACCCAAGCGGGGAGTATTGTGCACATTTCAAAGTCAAGAAGCGCACGCATTGCACCTTTGTTGCTGTCGGCAGCGGTCATTATCAGTGGGAAAACCCGCCATGCGGTGTGTGTCTTTTTGTGAACTGTTCGGATTGCGGTCGCTGGTAACTTGGAGTACCCTTTGAGTTCTGAGGTGTATGTAATTGAATTTAATAGGAAACATTAGAAGCAAGCAACGCCGCTGGGCGCCCCGTGTGCTGGCGAGCTGGTGCGTGGTCTGGCTGGGCCTGGCCATGCAGCCCTGCGCCATGGCTTTCAGTGTTTCCGGGCACGACCAGGATCAACAACACCATGGCATGCATGGTGAAATTCAGGAAAAAACCAATCATTGCCCGTATTGCCCATCGATGACAGATGCGCGCGCCACTGATTGCATCGACGATGCGGCGCGCTGCGTCTACCCCGAGGACATCGATTATGACGGGCGCGTACAGCAACTGAAAAAAGCCGATGTCGGCGAATGGTTGCTCCCTGCCAGTTTCATCCCGCTTCCGGTCGCTGAATCGGTACGCTGCGATCGAGTTTCCGATTCGGCTGTATTATTGAGGCCGGGCAATCCTCCTGTCTATCTGCAGCTCTGCGTATTCCTGAAATAGCTATCTCCCCCACGTAAGCCTTTTTCCCGGCACGTTTGGAGGAGATACCATGCCATACCCACAAGGGACCGCTTCCCGTAACAAGCTTTTTCAGTCAGCCACGGCCCAGCCGTTGCCATGGCCCGCCGCCCTGTATTTTCTGGTGCTCCTGGGTTCGGCATTCCATACCGTCAGCACACAAGCGGCCGAGGCCGTGCCATTGAGCACCGATGAAGCAGAGCTCATTGCGCTGGCTGACGAACCAGGCTTGCTGGCGCTGACCGAAAGCGCCGCCGCCGTCATGGAACAATCGGTGGCCGCCGGTCAGTTGCCCGACCCGCAGATAGGGCTTGGCTTGCAGAACTACCCGATTCAGGACGGCGGCTTTAGCACGGAAGGAATGACCCAGGCCGTGATCGGTTTACGCCAGGCCTTTCCCCGGGGCGATACGCTGAAACTCAAGACCCGCCGGCTCGAGTCGTTGTCCTCCGGCCTTACGGCGGATGCCGAAAACCGCGCGCGCCAGGTCGTCCTGGCCACCCGTCGGGCATGGCTGGGCGTTTACTATTGGGAGCATGCCAAGAAACTGGTGCTCGAAAGCCACGCCCACTTTTCGGACCTACTGGCGATCACCCGATCTTTGTATGCGGTCGGCAGCCGCACCCAGCAGGACGTACTGCGAGCCGAGATTGAATTAAGCCGGCTTGACGATCGCCTGATCGAGATAAATCACCAAGTCAGGGACCAGCGTGCCCGGCTGGCACAATGGGTTGGCGATGCACACGCCACACGCTCACTGGACACAAAGCTGCCCGCCTGGAACCTTGTTCCCGATCTGCCAGATTTGGTGATGCAGCTCGACAACCATCCGGCATTGCTCGCTGCCGATGCACAGATTGCGGCCAGCCAGAGCGGCGTCGCCCTTGCCAGCGAGCGTTACAAGCCTGCCTGGGGGCTGGAGGCCAGACTGGGCCTGCGCGGCGGCGAACTGGGCAACGGCATGCCAAGATCCGACTTCGCCACCGTGATGCTGACTTTCGATCTGCCGCTGTTCCACAAAAACCGTCAGGACAGGACACTGGCGTCGGCAAGACATCAGAAGCAATCCTCGCTGGCCGCAAGGACAAAACTGGCCCGCTCTCTGCGACAGGAACTGGAATCCGAGTACGCACGCTGGACCGAGCTATCGCGGCGCATCGACGTTTATCGAGAACGAATCGTTCCGCAATCGGCGGAACTTTCGGCGGCGGCGTTGGCAGCCTACCAGACCGATACCGGCGATTTTGCGGATGTCATGCGCGCCTATATCCGTGAACTCGAATCCCGCATCGAACAGAGCAAACTGCAAACCGACAGATTGCGCTCATTTGCCGTGATCGCGGCATTGGGAGGATTTTGAAATGAACAGAGCAGGTTTTGTAATTATCCTGACCGCCGGCGTGCTGGCAGGTTTTTTTCTCGCTCGCTGGATATCGCCGGGCGATTCCGGACCTGGCCCTGATACCGCCAGCGATGAACCCGAAATCCTGTACTGGGTCGCGCCGATGGATCCCAGGTACCGGCGTGACGAGCCGGGCAAATCGCCGATGGGCATGGACCTCGTACCGGTCTACGCGGATCCTGGCGGGGAGACCGATCCCGCTGTGGTGAAGATCGATCCGGTAGTCATCAACAACCTGGGGGTCAGGACCGCCCCCGTCGAGACCGGAAGCCTGTCGCGAATCATCGATACCGTTGGCTATGTTGCCTACGATGAATCGACGCTGAGCAGGATCGCCACTCGTGTCGACGGCTGGATCGAAAAACTGAACGTCGGCAGCACCGGTGAAAGCGTCAAACGCGGCCAGGTCTTGTTCGAGCTCTATTCGCCTGCGCTGGTCAACGCTCAGGAAGAATTTGTCGCCAGCCTGGCCAGCCGGTCAACGGCATTGCGCGAAGCGTCCGCCGGCCGGTTGCGCTCATTGGGTTTTGGCAAAAACCAGATCGAGGCCTTGCAAAAAACCAGGCAGGTCCAGCAACGCGTGCGTTTTTTCGCCCCAAACGACGGCATCGTCACGCAGCTTTCGGTCCGCGAAGGCATATACGTCACGCCCGCAAGCGAGATCATGAGCCTTGGCCAGCTTGACACGATCTGGTTGATGGCCGAAGTCTTCGAGCGGCAGGCGGCATGGGTCGAACCCGGTCAGCGGGCTGAAGTCCGGCTTGACTATCTGCCGGGCAGAATCTGGCAGGGCAGGGTCGACTATGTTTACCCGGAGCTCAGCCCCGGCACGCGAACGGCTCGGGTGCGGATAGTTTTAGACAATTCGGATAAAGCGCTGCGCCCAAACATGTTCGCCAGCATCAGAATCTTTGGCGCGCCGGTGCATGACGCCATCCATATCCCGCTGCAGGCGCTGATCCGGGGCGGATCAGTCGACCGCGTGGTCCTGGCTGAAGGCGAGGGCCGTTTCCGCTCAAAAACCGTGGTGGCCGGCATCGAATCGGGTGACCGGGTCCAGATTCTGTCGGGCCTGTCGGCGGGAGAGACAATCGTAAGCTCGGGGCAATTCCTGATCGATTCCGAGTCGAATATCGACGCCGAGATCGCGCGCATGGAACAAGCGGAGTAAACCCTGATGATTGCAAACATTATCCGCTGGTCTGTCAACAATCGCTTCACGGTATTGCTGATGGCGGCGATCCTGACCGCCGGCGGTATTTACTCGATTTCGCAAACGCCGGTCGACGCAATACCAGACCTGTCGGATGTACAGGTCATCATCAAGACCAGTTACCCCGGCCAGGCCCCCCAGGTCGTCGAGGACCAGGTCACCTATCCGCTGACTACGGCGATGCTGGCGGTGCCCGGCGCCAAGAAGGTTCGCGGTTATTCCTTTTTTGGCGATTCATATGTGTACATTATTTTCGACGATGGGGTCGATCTTTACTGGGCGCGGTCCCGGGTACTCGAATATCTCAGCCAGGTTGCGCCTACCCTGCCGGCAGATGCCCGGCCTGCATTGGGACCGGACGCGACCGGTGTCGGCTGGATACTCGAGTACGCATTGGTCGATCGCAGCGGTCAGCATGATCTTTCCCAGCTAAGGTCCATACAGGACTGGTTCCTCAAATACGAGCTGCAGACCGTACCGGGTGTCTCCGAAGTCGCGACCATCGGTGGCATGGTCAAGCAATACCAGGTCGTGGTCGATCCGGACAAGCTGCGCGCTTATGGACTGAGCCTGGCGCAGATCAGGAAAGCCATCCAAAACGCCAACCAGGAAACCGGCGGGTCGGTACTCGAGATAGCCGAGGCGGAATACATGGTGCGCGCCACCGGCTACCTGCAAAGCATTGCCGATCTCGAGATTGTGCCGCTGAAGATAGCGGCCAACGGCATTCCTGTCCTGCTTGCCGATATCGCCGAGATTCGCGTGGGCCCGCAAATGCGCAGGGGAATCGCCGAGCTCGATGGTGAAGGCGAAGTCGTCGGCGCCATCATCGTCATGCGCTGGGGCGAAAATGCGTCGCGCACGATAGCTGCAGTAAAAGAAAAACTGGCGAAATTGCGAAACAGTCTGCCGGATGGGGTTGAAATCGTGCTTACCTATGATCGTTCAACGCTGATCGATCGTGCCGTGGAATCGCTATCGCGCAAACTGGTTGAGGAATTCATTGTCGTCGCCCTGATTTGCGCACTGTTTCTGTTCCATCTGCGCTCCTCCATGGTGATCATCCTGAGTCTGCCAATCGGCATTCTTTGCGCCTTCATCGTCATGAGAATGCAGGGCATGAACGCCAACATCATGTCGCTGGGCGGTATTGCGATTGCGATTGGCGCCATGGTGGATGCCGCCATCGTCATGATCGAAAATGTCCACAAGCATATTGAGCGTCGCGGCGACAAGGTCGATCACTGGCAACTCATCGCCGAAGCCTCGAAAGAGGTCGGCCCGGCGTTGTTT is from Pseudomonadota bacterium and encodes:
- a CDS encoding M15 family metallopeptidase, encoding MKKITALVTLFAFAFFFQSCSQESKHQEDAKQNFVYIHERNPDIVLDVRYFSEDNFMGTRVDGYHKAVILVSKQAAQALSEVQKKLNQQGLGLKIFDAYRPQKAVNHFVRWAKDPADTLTKRKYYPNLPKDRLFELGYIAEKSGHTRGSTLDLTVVDLKTGAELDMGSPWDFFGEISHHDSSLVNEEATANRNLLRDVMIKHGFEPYANEWWHYTLEDEPFPERYFDFDVE
- a CDS encoding aminotransferase class V-fold PLP-dependent enzyme, producing the protein MELLVERGDFPLTESWSYLNAANVALIPMGAATVITDWQTDLALNGSNNFDDHAEDTAFDGLRIQAARLFNCRTEDIAGGSSCTELLSSIAWAVMPKKHENVVSTDIVFPSTIYPWSRVSHHTGSEIRLAKGHNGYTSIHKVISAIDKNTAVVSISHAEYTGGQLYDLASLAEATHAHGALLVVDATQSAGAIPIDAPACGADVIISGSYKWLCGPFGAAVMYLAPHLQNNLEPGLVGFRSHKNIWDLSPDRLEYPDTTKRFESSTLAFGCIKGLEKSIEYLVDIGIEHIYEHNMKLADRLVEGLNRLDVEIVSPLDRSERTSIVTCRVDGWNSMEVVQELKKRKIVAQKRQEFVRFSPHLYNSEADVDRAIAELQSLLKR
- a CDS encoding TolC family protein, with amino-acid sequence MPYPQGTASRNKLFQSATAQPLPWPAALYFLVLLGSAFHTVSTQAAEAVPLSTDEAELIALADEPGLLALTESAAAVMEQSVAAGQLPDPQIGLGLQNYPIQDGGFSTEGMTQAVIGLRQAFPRGDTLKLKTRRLESLSSGLTADAENRARQVVLATRRAWLGVYYWEHAKKLVLESHAHFSDLLAITRSLYAVGSRTQQDVLRAEIELSRLDDRLIEINHQVRDQRARLAQWVGDAHATRSLDTKLPAWNLVPDLPDLVMQLDNHPALLAADAQIAASQSGVALASERYKPAWGLEARLGLRGGELGNGMPRSDFATVMLTFDLPLFHKNRQDRTLASARHQKQSSLAARTKLARSLRQELESEYARWTELSRRIDVYRERIVPQSAELSAAALAAYQTDTGDFADVMRAYIRELESRIEQSKLQTDRLRSFAVIAALGGF
- a CDS encoding efflux RND transporter periplasmic adaptor subunit, giving the protein MNRAGFVIILTAGVLAGFFLARWISPGDSGPGPDTASDEPEILYWVAPMDPRYRRDEPGKSPMGMDLVPVYADPGGETDPAVVKIDPVVINNLGVRTAPVETGSLSRIIDTVGYVAYDESTLSRIATRVDGWIEKLNVGSTGESVKRGQVLFELYSPALVNAQEEFVASLASRSTALREASAGRLRSLGFGKNQIEALQKTRQVQQRVRFFAPNDGIVTQLSVREGIYVTPASEIMSLGQLDTIWLMAEVFERQAAWVEPGQRAEVRLDYLPGRIWQGRVDYVYPELSPGTRTARVRIVLDNSDKALRPNMFASIRIFGAPVHDAIHIPLQALIRGGSVDRVVLAEGEGRFRSKTVVAGIESGDRVQILSGLSAGETIVSSGQFLIDSESNIDAEIARMEQAE